The Pseudanabaena sp. PCC 6802 genomic interval GAATTCATAAAAATCGTCAATCATTGGAAGTATACAAATTGATCGATGGGAAGTACGAACTGCAGGCATCGGTAGCGGGGCTACCTGAAGGAGGCGAAATGGTGTGGATGCCAGAGATCGATTTGGGTATTGGTTGCGAACGAGCAGATCGCGGTGATTGGCAGAGGGAATGGGTCTATTGGTACGATCGCCATGGCAAGAGATATTCTACTGCTCGCGAACGAGCTATGTTGGCGGAGGCGATCGCTACTCAAGCAGAACTAGCAAAGCAAGAGGCAGAGGCGATCGCTAAGCAAGAACGCCAGGAAAAAGAAAGGCTGGCAGCATATCTCAGATCCATAGGCATTAATCCTGATGAAATTTAGGACGATCGCACGAGAAAACACCTATCAGGCGATCGCTCTGCAAGAAAAACTTGAAATATCGCGGCGGTTCGCATCCCGCAGGGAATTGCTTCGGCAATCTCTCTGAGTAAATATGGCGATCGCTACCCAAAAATCTATAGCGGTTTTCACTTGAGAACAGGTTTTATTTTTGGGGTGAAGGGGTAGAACACGGCAGTGGCTCTAGCGGGGAACCCCCAAGACCGCCCTGCCTCCCCTTCTTGGGGGCAACGCCCCCAAACCCCCTACTCTTTCCGATCTGAAAAGCACTATATCATCAATGGGGCGATCTCATAAGAGAACATCCAACATGCGATCGCTATGTTAACATCTCTAATAAGCGACGGCGAACTAGAAAAAGAACTTTGATTTGTTGCTGCTATTCTCAATAACTTTAAGTTTTTAGAGGTGTCCTTAAATGAATCAACTAGTTTTATCCCTAGAAAAGCATATTGAAGGGTTGCTGTTTGAAAGCGATAGTTCATACCCTTTTAAAGTCTTTTTTAGGGATGCAAATCTTGGTGAGTTTACGGTTGGAGGGTTACTACAATCTATTGGCTACCTTAATCTGGTTAGCTTTGAACAGTTTCATGGAGATATATTTAGCAACCTGCCCGATATAGCTCAAAAATATGAGGAGATTGCAAACCTCATGCGATCCAACTTAAGCTGTTTTGAAATTTATCAGATTAAAACTGAAGACCTAACCTTTCAAAATGATTTCTATCCTGGTATTTCTAGTTTTTACATTATCGTGGGTAAGACTGAGTGTGGAAACTATCTTGGCTTATCAACAAAGCTCAATCCGTATGTTGGTCGAAATTTTGACTCATCTCTACTCGTTGCAAGAGAGGTAGTTGACGATCCAGAGTTAGCGTTGTTAAATTCTCTACTTTTACAAACTCTAGAAAACTATACATTCCCTCTTGATATAACATTGTATCCTTTCGACAGTTTTACATGGGAATTTACAACTCAAAAGGGCGCTCTACTAGATTTACTTCTAGACTCTATTGGACTTGTTGAAACCACAGTATTAGATAAACGTTTAATTATGATTGATGACCAAAGCTACGTTGAAAGAATGTCTGCATTATTCAAACTCCTCTCTCAAAATCTAATTAACATACGAGTTTATAG includes:
- a CDS encoding nuclease A inhibitor family protein, which produces MNQLVLSLEKHIEGLLFESDSSYPFKVFFRDANLGEFTVGGLLQSIGYLNLVSFEQFHGDIFSNLPDIAQKYEEIANLMRSNLSCFEIYQIKTEDLTFQNDFYPGISSFYIIVGKTECGNYLGLSTKLNPYVGRNFDSSLLVAREVVDDPELALLNSLLLQTLENYTFPLDITLYPFDSFTWEFTTQKGALLDLLLDSIGLVETTVLDKRLIMIDDQSYVERMSALFKLLSQNLINIRVYRIGVIQNDIYILGIDNNNNFVGVSTISIDT